A single region of the Manihot esculenta cultivar AM560-2 chromosome 12, M.esculenta_v8, whole genome shotgun sequence genome encodes:
- the LOC110607853 gene encoding zinc finger BED domain-containing protein RICESLEEPER 2-like, protein MSNQPPITSSQTEVGEATSKTKRKSMKPRSTVWDHFTKFADNTGMQKGNSNDVAIFYLKKKINAWGFSILNRKYLHMRCIAHIINLVVVDGMKDGLTPIKKVRDAVRYIRQSPARLQRFKACCEMEGIQSKSSLCLDVSTRWNSTYLMLSSALKFENAFDRYATVDPYFKIDLQSCEGNGVPDSLEWEYIGKIVEFLGHFYELTLRISGSRYVTSNIFFDEISSVDCLLQEWKSSNDLELSCMREKMKLKFDKYWGDPDKMNKIIYIAVVVDPQYKLEFMHFALSTVYGKEKGTELAKKIKLFVYELFDDYKRIFQSENANEHIGNVNESMSIEEGTKKKPRMRLGHQFMQHKIEIGEAKSKSDLDSYLNEDILVLNEKEDFDILKWWKMNANRFPILSLMVKDILAVPISTVASESAFSTGGRVLDCFRSSLTPKIVEALICTQDWLRKSQHHKPIKEQIADLERLEESFANVDISSSTNENTINLDS, encoded by the exons ATGTCTAATCAACCTCCAATTACTTCAAGCCAAACTGAAGTAGGAGAAGCTACttccaaaacaaaaagaaagagtATGAAGCCAAGATCAACTGTTTGGGATCACTTCACCAAGTTTGCCGATAATACTGGTATGCAAAAAGGCAA TTCAAATGATGTTGCAATTTtctatttgaaaaagaaaatcaatgcTTGGGGGTTTAGCATTTTAAATCGAAAATATCTTCATATGAGATGCATTGCCCACATAATCAACTTAGTTGTTGTTGATGGAATGAAGGATGGTCTTACTCCAATTAAAAAGGTTAGAGATGCAGTTAGGTATATTAGGCAATCTCCTGCGAGGTTGCAAAGGTTTAAGGCATGTTGTGAGATGGAAGGTATTCAAAGCAAGAGTTCTTTATGCTTAGATGTGTCCACTAGGTGGAATTCTACTTATCTGATGTTAAGTTCTGCACTGAAGTTTGAAAATGCATTTGACAGATATGCAACTGTAGATCCATACTTTAAAATTGATCTTCAATCATGTGAAGGTAATGGTGTGCCAGATAGTCTAGAATGGGAATATATTGGAAAAATTGTTGAATTTTTGGGACATTTTTATGAACTTACTTTGAGAATTTCTGGATCTAGATATGTTActtctaatatattttttgatgaGATTAGTTCTGTTGACTGTTTGTTGCAAGAGTGGAAATCAAGTAATGACTTGGAATTGTCATGTATGAGAGAGAAGATGAAgcttaaatttgataaatattgGGGGGATCCAGATaagatgaataaaattatttacattGCAGTGGTGGTTGACCCTCAATATAAGTTAGAATTTATGCATTTTGCTCTTTCAACTGTGTatggaaaagaaaaaggtaCAGAATTGGCAAAGaagattaaattatttgtgTATGAATTATTTGATGACTACAAGAGAATATTTCAATCTGAAAATGCAAATGAACACATTGGAAATGTAAATGAGAGCATGAGCATCGAAGAAGGAACAAAAAAGAAACCTAGAATGAGATTGGGACATCAATTCATGCAACATAAAATAGAGATTGGTGAAGCGAAGAGCAAGTCTGACTTAGATTCTTATCTGAATGAGGACATTTTAGTGTTGAATGAGAAAGAAGATTTTGACATATTAAAATGGTGGAAAATGAATGCTAATAGGTTTCCTATCTTATCACTCATGGTGAAAGATATATTAGCGGTTCCTATATCCACAGTTGCTTCAGAATCAGCGTTTAGCACTGGAGGTAGAGtgcttgattgttttaggagtTCTTTAACTCCTAAAATAGTGGAAGCCTTAATATGCACACAAGATTGGTTGCGAAAATCCCAACATCACAAACCGATTAAAGAACAAATTGCAGACCTTGAAAGACTTGAAGAAT caTTTGCAAATGTGGACATAAGCAGTAGTACAAATGAAAATACGATAAATTTGGATAGTTGA
- the LOC110607852 gene encoding homeobox-leucine zipper protein HAT22 — MGCLDDGLVLGLGFSATTTLEKRGNNNNEKPKMMNKPCFEPSLSLGLSGETFYGCNKKTTDIKKVCEESGGADLFRQASPHSAVSSFSSGRVKRERDLSSEEIEAERVSSRVSDEDEDATNTRKKLRLTKEQSALLEESFKQHSTLNPKQKQALARQLNLRPRQVEVWFQNRRARTKLKQTEVDCEFLKKCCETLTDENRRLQKELQELKALKLAQPFYMHMPAATLTMCPSCERIGGVGDGASKNNPFSIASKPHFYNPFTNPSAAC; from the exons ATGGGTTGTCTTGATGATGGCCTTGTTCTAGGGTTAGGTTTCTCTGCAACCACTACCCTAGAAAAGCGCGGCAATAACAATAATGAAAAGCCCAAGATGATGAATAAGCCATGTTTTGAGCCTTCGCTTAGCTTGGGGCTTTCTGGTGAGACTTTCTATGGTTGTAACAAGAAGACTACCGATATCAAGAAAGTTTGTGAGGAGTCTGGTGGTGCCGATTTGTTTCGTCAAGCTTCTCCTCATAGTGCTGTTTCTTCTTTCTCTAGCGGTAGGGTTAAGAGGGAAAGGGACCTTAGCAGTGAAGAGATAGAGGCAGAGAGAGTTTCTTCAAGAGTGAGtgatgaagatgaagatgctACTAATACAAGAAAGAAACTTAGGCTCACAAAAGAACAATCTGCCCTTTTAGAGGAAAGCTTCAAGCAACACAGCACTCTCAATCCt aagcaaaagcaagctctAGCTAGACAGTTAAATCTACGGCCAAGACAAGTTGAAGTATGGTTCCAAAACAGGAGAGCCAG GACAAAGCTGAAGCAAACTGAAGTGGACTGCGAGTTCTTGAAGAAATGTTGTGAGACACTAACAGATGAAAATAGGAGGCTACAGAAAGAGCTTCAAGAACTGAAAGCTCTGAAATTGGCACAGCCCTTTTACATGCACATGCCAGCGGCTACTCTCACCATGTGCCCATCTTGTGAAAGAATTGGAGGTGTTGGTGATGGTGCTTCAAAGAATAATCCATTTTCAATAGCTTCAAAGCCTCACTTCTATAATCCCTTCACCAATCCTTCGGCAGCATGCTAA